From Saprospiraceae bacterium, one genomic window encodes:
- a CDS encoding TAT-variant-translocated molybdopterin oxidoreductase, translating to MKSNVNGWVSLDELNNDNSFVEAQQAEVNPVAMEAILEDEKLMDLSSNRRDFLKMLGFGISAATLASCEIPVKRAIPYVVAPDEIVPGVANYYASSFVNGGDYCSILVKTREGRPIKIEGNPSSKVTFGGTSARVQASVLSLYDINRLKNPAKINNGEATEMSWQDLDAEIIGKLNSNSKIRIIGSTQMSPTALKVVEEFCTKFPNARHLQYDPISSAALLQAVQNSFGQRALPDYRFDQAETIVSFNADFLGTWISPIEYSSQYAKRRTIQALDPKMSRHYQVESHMSMTGSNADSRILVKPSEQGVAIAYLYNLIASKAGQASQPESSGLTDRAKKGLNAAAESLWSNAGKSLVVSASNNVAEQTLVLAINSLLGNIGKTIGFSRVSYQRKGDERLMTECLKEINSSQVDALIFWNSNPCYDLPNGSEWASAISKVGLSISFNTIMDETTALCQYSAPDHHFLESWGDAEPKRGLLSLMQPAINPIFKTRQSPHSLLVWASSSNLLATAEQPYYEYLKSNWKNSYYSGPDFQTFWDSSLHNGVFERESGLPDTLAFNGNIAESLSGIGKPSSSPNEIVFYESIGVGNGQYANNPWLQELPDPVMRTTWGNYLGSTVSFDGDRRFLVENGVKEDGEILDLKIADSVYTLGSVKQFGLLSGTTSVALGYGRKQAGVCGTGVGTDFYPSLTTDANGFTQYFQSNVEIGKSSGKIEKHFACVQHHHTLGVTAIEKSSGQTFNADEAALVDDAFKGMTKGYQGSLTKRSIFRHSHVSEIKEKTEALLKERKAHQHLNEQTLYPGHDYLFNAGHQWGMHIDLNACIGCGSCAVACMAENNVPVVGKKEVSRHHEMTWLRIDRYYYGDVENPNVVYQPMMCQHCNNAPCENVCPVNATNHSAEGLNQMAYNRCVGTRYCANNCPYKVRRFNWYDFTTADLFPVNQKNLAGETERPYYAENLVRMVLNPDVTVRSRGVIEKCSFCVQRIQEGKLNAKKSQRKLLDSDVRTACQTACPTGAITFGDKNNPESQLSKKLDNPLNYLVLEEVNVASSVNYTMKVNNRDHSIDA from the coding sequence ATGAAAAGTAATGTAAATGGTTGGGTGAGTTTGGATGAATTGAATAATGACAATTCTTTTGTTGAAGCCCAGCAAGCTGAAGTGAATCCGGTGGCCATGGAAGCTATCCTTGAAGATGAGAAGCTCATGGATCTGTCTTCCAACAGAAGGGATTTTTTAAAAATGCTCGGTTTTGGAATAAGTGCTGCTACCTTAGCGTCTTGTGAGATTCCGGTTAAAAGAGCGATTCCTTATGTGGTAGCACCGGATGAAATTGTACCGGGTGTAGCCAATTATTATGCATCTTCTTTCGTCAATGGTGGAGACTACTGTTCCATTTTGGTAAAAACCAGAGAGGGAAGACCCATCAAAATTGAAGGAAATCCTTCTTCAAAAGTTACTTTTGGAGGGACCTCAGCAAGGGTTCAAGCATCCGTTTTATCATTGTATGACATCAACCGATTAAAAAACCCTGCAAAAATTAATAATGGTGAAGCTACAGAAATGAGCTGGCAGGATTTGGATGCAGAAATTATAGGAAAGCTGAATTCAAATTCAAAAATACGCATCATTGGTTCCACTCAAATGAGTCCTACTGCGCTAAAGGTAGTTGAGGAATTTTGTACCAAGTTTCCAAATGCAAGACACCTCCAATATGATCCGATTTCCAGCGCTGCCTTGCTGCAGGCTGTACAAAATTCATTTGGCCAAAGAGCGCTTCCTGATTATAGATTTGATCAGGCAGAAACCATTGTTAGCTTTAACGCCGATTTTTTAGGCACCTGGATTTCACCCATTGAGTATTCTTCTCAATACGCCAAACGAAGGACCATCCAAGCCTTGGATCCAAAAATGTCCAGACATTATCAGGTCGAATCTCACATGTCAATGACCGGGTCTAATGCAGATAGCAGAATATTGGTTAAGCCTTCCGAACAAGGTGTGGCCATTGCTTATTTATACAATTTGATTGCTTCGAAGGCCGGACAAGCTTCTCAGCCAGAAAGTAGTGGTTTAACTGATCGGGCAAAAAAGGGACTGAATGCAGCAGCAGAATCACTTTGGTCCAATGCAGGTAAATCGCTGGTGGTTTCTGCATCCAACAATGTTGCGGAACAAACACTGGTTCTAGCGATAAATTCTTTATTGGGAAATATTGGTAAGACCATTGGCTTTAGTAGAGTTTCTTATCAGCGCAAGGGGGATGAAAGATTGATGACTGAATGTCTAAAAGAAATTAACTCTTCTCAAGTGGATGCTTTGATTTTCTGGAATTCCAATCCTTGTTATGATCTTCCCAATGGGTCTGAATGGGCTTCTGCAATATCCAAAGTAGGCTTGAGTATTAGTTTTAATACCATAATGGATGAAACCACAGCACTATGCCAATACAGCGCTCCTGATCATCATTTTCTGGAGTCTTGGGGTGACGCAGAACCCAAGAGGGGCTTATTGTCATTGATGCAACCAGCCATCAATCCAATTTTCAAAACAAGGCAAAGTCCACATTCTTTATTAGTTTGGGCTTCCAGCTCTAATTTGTTAGCAACAGCAGAACAGCCTTATTATGAATATTTAAAATCCAATTGGAAGAACAGTTATTACTCAGGTCCAGACTTTCAGACTTTCTGGGATAGCTCACTTCACAATGGTGTTTTTGAACGTGAATCTGGCCTTCCAGATACCCTTGCTTTCAACGGCAATATAGCAGAATCACTGTCCGGAATTGGCAAACCTTCAAGTTCTCCCAACGAAATCGTTTTTTACGAATCCATCGGAGTGGGAAATGGACAATATGCCAACAATCCCTGGTTGCAGGAACTCCCAGACCCCGTGATGAGAACGACCTGGGGGAATTATTTGGGTAGTACGGTTTCCTTTGATGGCGATCGGAGATTTTTGGTAGAAAATGGAGTGAAAGAAGATGGAGAGATTCTAGATCTTAAAATAGCTGATTCCGTTTATACCCTTGGCTCAGTCAAACAATTTGGTTTGTTGAGCGGTACGACTTCAGTAGCTTTAGGTTATGGGAGAAAACAGGCTGGAGTTTGTGGTACAGGAGTTGGAACCGATTTTTACCCTTCATTGACAACAGACGCAAACGGATTTACACAATATTTTCAATCCAATGTAGAAATTGGAAAATCTTCCGGTAAGATCGAAAAGCACTTTGCCTGCGTGCAACACCACCACACTTTGGGTGTAACTGCGATTGAAAAAAGTTCTGGTCAAACCTTTAACGCGGATGAAGCGGCATTGGTCGATGATGCTTTTAAAGGAATGACCAAAGGATATCAGGGTTCGTTGACAAAACGATCCATTTTCAGACATTCACATGTATCTGAAATAAAGGAAAAAACGGAGGCACTTCTCAAAGAAAGAAAAGCCCATCAGCATCTCAATGAACAAACCCTCTATCCCGGACATGATTACCTCTTTAATGCCGGGCATCAATGGGGAATGCACATTGATTTGAATGCCTGCATTGGTTGTGGTTCATGTGCGGTGGCCTGTATGGCTGAAAATAATGTACCGGTGGTTGGAAAGAAGGAAGTGTCACGACACCACGAAATGACCTGGTTGAGAATAGATCGTTATTATTATGGGGATGTGGAAAATCCCAATGTGGTTTATCAACCAATGATGTGTCAGCATTGCAACAATGCCCCATGTGAGAACGTATGTCCGGTCAATGCCACCAACCATTCCGCAGAAGGATTGAATCAGATGGCATACAACCGCTGCGTTGGTACAAGATATTGCGCCAATAATTGTCCTTACAAAGTCAGAAGATTTAATTGGTACGATTTTACCACAGCCGATTTATTTCCTGTTAATCAAAAGAACCTGGCTGGTGAAACTGAAAGACCCTATTATGCTGAAAATTTGGTGAGGATGGTGTTGAATCCGGATGTTACTGTCAGATCGAGAGGAGTCATTGAAAAATGTTCTTTCTGTGTTCAGAGAATTCAGGAAGGAAAGTTAAATGCAAAGAAATCTCAAAGAAAATTATTGGATTCAGATGTGCGCACGGCGTGTCAGACGGCTTGTCCTACCGGTGCCATTACTTTTGGTGACAAAAATAATCCGGAAAGTCAATTGTCCAAAAAACTGGACAATCCACTCAATTATCTGGTGTTGGAAGAAGTCAACGTTGCTTCATCTGTCAACTATACGATGAAAGTAAATAATAGAGATCACAGTATTGATGCTTAA
- the nrfD gene encoding polysulfide reductase NrfD — protein MAGGYVAPVRRPLVEGHKTYHQITEDLCAPTERAPSRAWIIAFIVSVSVLSFGVFCILWTIWMGTGSWNLNRTIGWGYDITNFVWWIGIGHAGTLISAILMLFRQRWRTGVNRAAEAMTIFAVICAALFPVIHVGRVWVVFYFLPYPNTRGSLWVNFNSPLLWDVFAISTYFSVSLLFWYTGLVPDFATVRNRASGLRKKIYNALSFGWTGSAKHWQRWESLSLVLAGLSTPLVLSVHTIVSFDFATSVIPGWHTTIFPPYFVAGAIFSGFAMVQTLMVITRKILKLEEYITLEHIESMNKVILVTGTIVGVAYLTELFIAWYSGYVYEQFAFFNRAMGIYWWSYFGMMACNVISPQIFWVKKFRRSIFVTFFMSIFVNIGMWFERFVIIATTLARDYLPSSWSYYYPTWVEIGIFVGTIGLFFTFYMIFTRVAPVVAIAEVKHILKVAGDQYIGDHKIHASHSHETHETHSNH, from the coding sequence ATGGCTGGAGGATATGTAGCCCCTGTAAGAAGACCACTTGTTGAAGGACATAAAACCTATCATCAGATTACTGAGGATTTATGTGCTCCAACGGAAAGAGCTCCCAGCAGAGCCTGGATTATTGCATTCATTGTATCAGTAAGTGTTCTATCGTTTGGTGTTTTTTGCATTTTGTGGACCATCTGGATGGGTACTGGTAGCTGGAACCTTAACCGTACCATTGGTTGGGGTTATGACATTACCAATTTCGTTTGGTGGATTGGTATTGGTCACGCGGGAACGCTGATTTCTGCTATCCTTATGCTATTCAGACAAAGATGGCGTACAGGTGTCAACCGCGCTGCCGAGGCCATGACCATTTTTGCGGTGATTTGTGCAGCCTTGTTTCCGGTCATTCACGTTGGTAGGGTGTGGGTGGTTTTTTACTTTCTGCCTTATCCCAACACACGGGGTTCACTTTGGGTGAATTTTAATAGCCCTCTCTTATGGGATGTATTTGCCATATCGACTTATTTTTCGGTTTCTCTATTGTTTTGGTACACGGGACTTGTCCCTGATTTCGCCACCGTCAGAAACAGAGCAAGTGGACTTCGCAAGAAAATATACAATGCACTTTCATTCGGGTGGACAGGATCTGCAAAGCATTGGCAAAGGTGGGAATCTTTGTCTTTGGTGTTGGCAGGCTTGTCTACACCACTGGTGCTTTCGGTTCACACCATCGTAAGTTTTGATTTTGCTACTTCGGTTATACCTGGTTGGCATACAACAATATTTCCTCCATACTTTGTCGCTGGTGCTATTTTTTCAGGATTTGCCATGGTGCAAACCCTGATGGTCATTACAAGAAAGATTCTAAAACTTGAAGAATACATAACCCTTGAGCACATTGAATCCATGAACAAGGTCATCCTGGTTACAGGAACGATTGTTGGTGTTGCGTATTTAACGGAGCTGTTTATCGCCTGGTATTCCGGTTATGTTTATGAGCAATTTGCATTTTTCAACCGTGCCATGGGAATTTACTGGTGGTCTTATTTTGGTATGATGGCCTGCAATGTGATTTCACCACAAATCTTTTGGGTGAAAAAATTCAGGAGGAGCATTTTTGTGACTTTTTTCATGTCAATATTTGTCAATATCGGTATGTGGTTTGAGCGTTTTGTTATTATTGCTACCACACTAGCAAGGGATTATTTGCCATCTTCCTGGAGTTATTATTATCCAACTTGGGTTGAAATCGGAATATTTGTTGGAACAATCGGTTTGTTCTTTACATTTTACATGATTTTTACAAGAGTAGCTCCGGTGGTGGCCATTGCTGAGGTCAAACACATCCTCAAAGTAGCGGGAGACCAATACATTGGCGACCATAAAATACACGCCTCTCATTCCCATGAAACCCACGAAACCCATTCAAATCATTAA
- a CDS encoding DUF3341 domain-containing protein: protein MRQYNKEVIYGIYNDEEVLLKAVRKAKSEHLEIMDVFTPFPVHGLDQAMGLSESRLHQIGFVYGALGTLTAFLGMTWIFTQDWPTIFGGKPYWPAPAFIPITFELTVLFASWGMTITFYTICGLWPGVSNPQLDLRTTDDKFCLAFDTSEVSPADANQFFQNTGAEEVNSKNI from the coding sequence ATGAGACAATATAACAAAGAAGTTATCTACGGCATTTACAACGACGAAGAGGTGTTGCTGAAAGCGGTGCGAAAAGCCAAAAGTGAGCATCTGGAAATCATGGATGTTTTTACACCATTCCCTGTGCATGGATTGGATCAGGCGATGGGTTTGAGTGAATCCCGACTGCACCAAATTGGATTTGTATATGGTGCTTTGGGCACCCTGACTGCTTTTTTGGGAATGACCTGGATTTTTACACAGGATTGGCCTACGATCTTTGGAGGTAAGCCATATTGGCCGGCACCTGCATTCATTCCAATTACATTTGAATTGACGGTACTGTTTGCTTCATGGGGAATGACAATTACTTTTTATACCATTTGCGGATTATGGCCAGGAGTAAGCAACCCACAATTGGATCTCAGAACCACGGATGATAAATTTTGTCTGGCTTTTGATACCAGCGAAGTATCTCCCGCTGATGCCAATCAATTTTTTCAAAACACTGGAGCTGAGGAAGTAAATAGCAAAAACATTTAA
- a CDS encoding cytochrome c: MKLSQYILFVSLVAIGMMACSPSGGNKTGHEYMPDMAHSIAYEANVNTYYSYHIWGSKAEHREFSIPRLPVKGTIARGYAGLDQTNQPGDNGITTTQNGHVNYYYQDTEDERTRASNEILVNPFPLTAKALENGKSNYTIYCAICHGDKGDGAGYLVRDDGGKYPAQPANFLKDDFIASSEGRYYHGIMYGKNVMSGYADKLNYEERWEVIHYIRSLQAGSKSLKYSPEENTFTNSQVLSDLRKAYNLVGIAR; encoded by the coding sequence ATGAAATTGAGTCAATATATTCTTTTCGTTTCATTGGTTGCAATCGGGATGATGGCTTGTTCTCCATCCGGTGGCAACAAAACCGGACACGAGTATATGCCGGATATGGCACATAGCATTGCTTATGAAGCCAATGTCAATACCTATTATTCTTATCACATTTGGGGATCCAAAGCAGAACACAGAGAATTTAGTATTCCAAGGTTGCCCGTAAAAGGAACCATTGCTAGAGGATATGCCGGATTGGATCAGACAAATCAACCAGGTGACAATGGGATAACAACCACCCAAAATGGCCATGTCAATTACTATTATCAGGACACAGAAGACGAAAGAACCAGGGCAAGCAATGAAATATTGGTCAACCCATTTCCTTTGACGGCAAAGGCTTTGGAAAATGGAAAATCAAACTACACCATTTACTGTGCCATCTGTCATGGTGACAAAGGGGATGGAGCTGGATACCTTGTAAGAGATGATGGTGGAAAATATCCGGCTCAGCCCGCCAATTTTCTGAAAGATGATTTCATCGCATCTTCTGAAGGTAGGTATTACCATGGAATTATGTATGGAAAAAATGTGATGTCAGGATATGCCGATAAGTTAAATTATGAAGAGCGGTGGGAAGTAATCCACTATATAAGATCCCTTCAGGCAGGATCAAAAAGTTTGAAATATTCTCCTGAAGAAAATACTTTTACAAATTCACAGGTACTGTCTGATCTTAGAAAAGCTTACAACCTGGTGGGCATAGCCAGATGA
- a CDS encoding OmpA family protein: MTILIIILSVILLAIVLVQIAKINEITEQIKGEEEAIRSSSETHGKWLLIFCVLLFAGFMWCSLYYANYMMGYGPHQSASAHGGTIDSMFNVTAFFTIVVFVLTHIALFWFAYRYRYTPGKKALFMPHDNRLEMIWTAVPAFVMVFLVVKGLVAWNDIMADISEGEDHIEIEATGWQFAWNLRYPGQDGKLGVKDFRLIQPGVNDLGQDWNDERNHDDFNSDELVIPKGKKIRIRITARDVLHNFYLPHFRVKMDAVPGIPTYFIFTPIKTTEEYRQELRKYPEYNIPSDPTDPASPPKWQAFNYELACAELCGKGHYSMRRVVKVVSQEDFDKWNASQKSYYLSNIRNTENDPFKGKNLGLELKLKAKDLESALTKALDTSNTKLEDRTLRLDNIYFETGSAALNADSDLALEVLKNALDKNPKLQVEISGHTDNVGDNTANNKLSLDRASAVKDYLVGKGIAAQRMSAVGFGSLKPVDSNDTEEGRSKNRRIEFKILTF; the protein is encoded by the coding sequence ATGACAATTTTAATTATTATTTTATCCGTCATCTTACTGGCCATCGTTTTGGTTCAGATTGCAAAGATAAACGAGATAACAGAGCAAATCAAAGGAGAAGAAGAAGCAATCCGCAGCAGTTCTGAGACACACGGCAAATGGTTGCTTATCTTTTGTGTCTTGCTTTTTGCAGGATTTATGTGGTGCTCATTGTATTATGCCAATTACATGATGGGGTATGGTCCACATCAATCCGCTTCTGCACATGGCGGCACCATTGATTCTATGTTTAATGTAACTGCATTTTTCACCATCGTTGTATTTGTCCTGACGCACATTGCACTGTTTTGGTTCGCTTATCGATACAGATATACTCCTGGCAAAAAAGCTTTATTTATGCCACACGACAACCGATTGGAGATGATCTGGACCGCTGTACCGGCATTTGTGATGGTTTTTTTGGTCGTCAAAGGTTTGGTGGCGTGGAATGATATTATGGCTGATATTTCAGAAGGGGAAGATCACATCGAAATTGAAGCCACCGGATGGCAATTTGCATGGAATCTGAGATACCCCGGACAAGATGGAAAATTGGGAGTAAAAGATTTTAGATTGATTCAACCAGGCGTAAATGACCTTGGGCAAGATTGGAACGACGAAAGAAATCATGATGACTTCAATTCAGATGAACTGGTTATACCCAAAGGTAAAAAAATTAGGATTCGAATTACGGCAAGAGATGTTTTGCACAATTTTTATTTACCACACTTCAGGGTTAAGATGGATGCAGTACCGGGTATTCCGACCTATTTTATATTCACACCGATCAAAACCACAGAAGAATATAGACAGGAATTGCGAAAATACCCTGAATACAATATTCCTTCCGATCCAACCGATCCTGCAAGTCCTCCAAAATGGCAAGCTTTCAATTACGAATTGGCATGCGCTGAGCTATGCGGCAAAGGACATTACAGTATGAGAAGAGTCGTTAAAGTTGTTTCACAAGAGGACTTTGATAAATGGAATGCAAGTCAAAAATCTTATTATTTGAGCAATATAAGGAACACTGAAAACGACCCATTTAAAGGTAAAAATTTAGGTCTTGAATTAAAATTAAAGGCAAAGGATCTTGAATCTGCATTGACAAAGGCGTTGGATACAAGCAATACCAAATTAGAAGACAGGACCCTGAGGTTGGACAATATTTATTTTGAAACAGGATCAGCTGCTCTGAATGCTGATTCGGATTTGGCTTTGGAAGTATTGAAAAACGCACTGGATAAAAACCCTAAACTTCAAGTTGAGATTAGTGGGCATACGGACAATGTAGGTGATAATACAGCCAATAACAAATTGTCTTTGGACAGGGCATCTGCAGTAAAGGATTATTTGGTAGGGAAAGGAATTGCCGCACAACGAATGAGTGCGGTTGGTTTCGGATCCTTAAAACCAGTGGATTCCAATGACACGGAAGAAGGTAGATCCAAAAACAGGAGGATAGAATTTAAAATATTAACTTTTTAA
- a CDS encoding cbb3-type cytochrome c oxidase subunit I, whose protein sequence is MSSSHHSHKETDILIEKQGFDDHFHEHHEGDKYQTNFLFKYIFSMDHKIIARQFLMTGIFWAIIGAAMSIIFRLQLGFPDESIAWLKPILGKWIIINDAGMGSLDPEFYYALVTMHGTIIVFFVLTAGLSGTFSNLLIPLQLGARDMASPFLNMLSYWFFFLSSVVMFYSLFLSTGPFSGGWTAYPPLSALPQASIGSGAGMTLWLVSLALFVVSVLLGGMNYITTVLNLRTKGMSLWRMPLTIWAFLVTAILALLSFPVLFSGFLLLIFDRSLGTSFYISDIFINGMALDRIGGSPILYQHIFWFLGHPEVYIIILPAMGLVSEVLSVHARKPIFGYRAMVYSILAIAFLSFIVWAHHMFMSGVNPFISNFFVVFTLIIAVPSAVKVFNWISTLYGGNIRLNTPMLFCIGFVSMFISGGLTGIFLGNSAIDIQQHDTYFVVAHFHIVMGVAAFFGMFAGVYHWFPKMFGRFMNETLGKVHFWITMIGAYAVFGPMHFLGMAGVPRRYYRFDSFEAFTGFDDMNKFITIAAIITFFAQIMFVVNFFWSMYKGRKVTNQNPWGATTLEWTTPIEAGHGNWPGKIPSVQRWAYDYGKDGIEFTQQHVPLREGEEHSSH, encoded by the coding sequence ATGTCATCAAGTCATCATTCGCATAAAGAAACAGACATCCTGATAGAAAAACAGGGTTTTGATGATCACTTTCATGAACATCATGAAGGAGATAAATATCAAACCAATTTCCTGTTTAAGTATATCTTCAGCATGGATCACAAAATCATCGCCCGTCAATTTTTAATGACAGGAATTTTTTGGGCGATTATCGGTGCGGCCATGTCGATTATATTTAGACTCCAGCTCGGATTTCCGGATGAGAGCATCGCTTGGCTTAAACCCATTTTAGGAAAGTGGATCATCATTAATGACGCTGGAATGGGCTCATTGGATCCTGAGTTTTACTATGCCCTGGTGACCATGCATGGTACAATTATTGTATTTTTCGTTTTGACGGCAGGATTGAGTGGAACATTCAGCAATTTATTGATTCCATTGCAATTGGGAGCCAGAGACATGGCTTCACCATTTTTGAACATGTTATCATATTGGTTTTTCTTTTTATCAAGTGTGGTCATGTTCTATTCTCTTTTTCTAAGTACCGGACCATTTTCTGGTGGCTGGACAGCTTACCCACCTCTAAGTGCTTTACCTCAGGCCTCTATTGGTTCTGGGGCTGGTATGACACTATGGTTGGTTTCACTGGCACTGTTTGTGGTATCGGTTTTGTTGGGTGGAATGAATTATATCACGACGGTATTGAATCTAAGAACCAAAGGAATGAGCCTTTGGAGAATGCCATTAACCATTTGGGCTTTTTTGGTGACCGCAATTTTAGCGCTCCTTTCTTTTCCTGTATTGTTCTCAGGTTTTCTACTTTTGATTTTTGACCGAAGTCTAGGAACCAGTTTTTATATCTCGGATATATTTATCAATGGAATGGCTTTGGACAGGATAGGAGGCAGTCCGATTCTTTATCAGCATATTTTTTGGTTTCTGGGGCACCCTGAGGTGTATATCATTATCTTACCAGCGATGGGCTTGGTTTCTGAAGTCCTTTCTGTCCATGCCCGCAAACCAATTTTTGGATACAGGGCGATGGTATATTCCATATTGGCCATTGCATTTTTGTCTTTTATTGTTTGGGCTCACCACATGTTTATGTCAGGAGTGAATCCATTTATTTCCAATTTCTTTGTGGTCTTTACCCTGATCATTGCAGTCCCTTCTGCTGTTAAGGTGTTTAACTGGATCAGCACGCTCTACGGTGGGAATATCAGACTCAATACACCCATGCTATTTTGTATAGGCTTTGTGTCTATGTTTATTTCCGGCGGCTTAACCGGTATTTTTTTGGGTAACTCAGCGATTGACATCCAACAGCACGATACTTATTTTGTGGTAGCGCATTTTCACATAGTGATGGGAGTAGCAGCGTTTTTTGGGATGTTTGCGGGTGTTTACCATTGGTTTCCCAAGATGTTTGGCAGATTCATGAATGAGACTTTGGGTAAAGTACATTTTTGGATCACAATGATTGGAGCCTATGCAGTTTTCGGACCTATGCATTTTTTAGGAATGGCTGGAGTGCCAAGAAGATATTATCGGTTTGATAGTTTTGAAGCATTTACAGGCTTTGATGATATGAATAAATTTATCACAATAGCCGCAATCATTACCTTCTTTGCACAAATCATGTTCGTGGTTAATTTCTTTTGGAGTATGTATAAGGGCCGGAAAGTAACCAATCAAAATCCTTGGGGTGCAACCACTCTTGAATGGACTACACCGATTGAAGCCGGACACGGCAACTGGCCAGGAAAAATACCGTCAGTCCAACGATGGGCTTACGACTATGGAAAAGATGGAATTGAATTTACACAACAACACGTACCACTCCGGGAAGGGGAGGAGCACAGCAGTCATTAA
- a CDS encoding protoheme IX farnesyltransferase, which produces MSTTKTYHLGSFDLIRDIGQLVKFKLSMMVVFSSMMSYLIFAVDQFVWLNFLLLLCGGLCITFSANAINQVLEKDFDRMMIRTRLRPLADLRMSSSTAVLIAGIFTVLGSICLAMINPLCATLGMGSLILYAFIYTPLKRYSTLAIPVGAIPGALPVLVAGVAAQDSISLESLSLFGLQYLWQFPHFWAIAWLGHQDYKTAGFKLIKDVNGKPDPMYGFYSSQYSLLGIAVLVPLVMEGYFNPFILTGMIICMLVYAWFGLRLYQKNNRPTARALMFCSILYLPILLILLLINQNL; this is translated from the coding sequence GTGTCAACTACCAAAACATATCACCTAGGTTCTTTTGATCTTATCCGAGACATTGGTCAACTGGTTAAATTCAAGTTGAGCATGATGGTTGTATTCAGCTCGATGATGTCGTATTTGATTTTTGCAGTGGATCAGTTTGTATGGCTTAATTTTTTATTGTTGCTGTGTGGTGGATTGTGCATTACTTTTTCGGCCAATGCCATAAACCAGGTATTGGAAAAAGATTTTGATCGCATGATGATCCGTACCCGTCTAAGGCCGCTTGCCGACCTGAGGATGAGTTCTTCCACCGCTGTTTTAATCGCAGGCATATTTACCGTACTTGGATCTATCTGTTTAGCCATGATCAATCCTTTGTGTGCCACCCTTGGGATGGGATCTTTGATCTTATATGCTTTTATTTACACTCCGCTGAAACGTTATTCCACCTTGGCCATTCCAGTGGGGGCAATCCCAGGTGCACTTCCTGTTTTGGTGGCAGGTGTTGCTGCACAAGATTCCATTTCTTTGGAATCACTTTCTTTATTTGGACTTCAATATCTATGGCAATTTCCCCACTTTTGGGCGATTGCATGGCTAGGCCATCAGGACTACAAAACAGCAGGTTTCAAATTGATTAAAGACGTAAACGGTAAGCCTGATCCCATGTACGGATTTTATTCGTCGCAGTATAGTTTATTAGGGATAGCCGTATTAGTTCCTCTTGTCATGGAAGGATATTTCAATCCTTTTATTTTAACCGGCATGATTATTTGTATGTTGGTTTATGCATGGTTTGGATTGCGTTTGTATCAAAAAAATAACAGACCAACGGCCAGAGCACTGATGTTTTGCTCAATTTTGTATTTGCCGATCCTATTAATTCTTTTACTTATTAACCAGAATCTGTAA
- a CDS encoding cytochrome c oxidase subunit 3, which translates to MPIVQMFHKELPPDKIQAYKFALWIGMASIIMFFAAITSAYLVRKPVGNWYEFKLPVQFFYSTILIVLSSVFIENAYKSMKLGNENRYKLNIVFGTALGLAFIVMQIISWKVMVSTGLFIDLNVSVSFLYVISGFHALHVIGGLVVLLISLLNAFLIEFQPDPMRILKSNLVRQYWHFVGILWLYLLIFLILQ; encoded by the coding sequence ATGCCAATTGTACAAATGTTTCACAAAGAGCTTCCACCTGATAAAATTCAGGCGTACAAGTTTGCCTTGTGGATTGGCATGGCTTCTATTATCATGTTTTTTGCTGCGATAACAAGCGCTTATTTGGTTCGAAAACCTGTTGGCAATTGGTATGAATTCAAGTTACCTGTTCAATTTTTTTATTCCACCATTTTGATCGTACTATCTTCTGTATTTATAGAAAATGCATACAAAAGCATGAAGTTAGGAAACGAAAATAGGTATAAGTTGAATATTGTTTTTGGCACAGCTTTGGGTTTGGCATTTATTGTCATGCAAATCATTTCATGGAAGGTGATGGTTTCAACAGGATTGTTTATTGACCTAAATGTGTCTGTTTCTTTCTTGTATGTTATTTCAGGTTTTCACGCGCTCCATGTGATTGGGGGATTGGTCGTACTCTTGATCAGTTTGTTGAATGCTTTTCTGATCGAATTCCAGCCCGATCCAATGAGAATTTTAAAATCCAATTTAGTAAGGCAGTATTGGCATTTTGTCGGAATACTTTGGTTGTACCTTTTAATATTTTTGATTTTACAATAA